Proteins encoded by one window of Paenibacillus sp. DCT19:
- a CDS encoding sensor domain-containing diguanylate cyclase, with protein MDNLVIQALGKINMGILIIDRQLKVILWNGWLERFTGKSKEEVIGQNLLEVCPRFKLNMYQNILQNALYQGQSRFCSSALHKAFILPKENEDEHFFKQNMHVEPLYENGRSYAMIQISDMTNTSTRVYKLKNLIKELDVEYNKVKISEKISKHLSMHDSLTGLPNRRAFNERLVWAINHAEPSEGRFAVLFVDTDGFKQINDTYGHEVGDQVLVETAKRLKENIRSTDSVARLSGDEFSIILNQLNDDHDAEVVCEKLGASFVVPIEVSGYSINLSLSIGISIYPRHADEPAELLRYADQAMYRIKKNGKSGYAMYDSERD; from the coding sequence ATGGATAATCTCGTCATACAGGCTTTGGGCAAAATCAACATGGGCATCCTTATCATTGACAGGCAACTGAAGGTGATTCTCTGGAATGGCTGGTTGGAACGATTCACTGGTAAAAGTAAAGAAGAGGTGATTGGGCAGAATTTGCTTGAAGTATGCCCAAGATTCAAATTAAACATGTATCAGAACATACTGCAAAATGCGTTGTACCAAGGGCAAAGCAGGTTCTGTTCAAGCGCTCTACATAAGGCATTTATCCTGCCTAAAGAAAACGAAGATGAACACTTCTTCAAACAAAACATGCATGTTGAACCCTTATACGAAAATGGTCGTAGTTATGCGATGATTCAGATCAGTGACATGACAAATACGAGCACACGGGTATATAAACTGAAGAATCTGATCAAGGAATTGGATGTTGAATATAACAAAGTTAAAATCTCCGAGAAGATCAGCAAACATCTGTCGATGCATGACTCTCTTACGGGATTGCCTAATCGTCGCGCCTTCAACGAACGTCTAGTCTGGGCCATTAACCATGCCGAGCCAAGTGAGGGGAGATTCGCTGTTCTTTTTGTGGATACCGATGGATTCAAGCAGATTAATGACACCTACGGACATGAAGTGGGAGATCAGGTGCTTGTGGAAACTGCGAAACGATTGAAGGAAAACATTCGGAGTACCGATAGTGTGGCTCGGCTAAGTGGAGATGAATTCAGTATCATCTTAAACCAATTGAACGATGACCACGATGCAGAGGTGGTATGCGAGAAGCTGGGAGCATCTTTTGTCGTGCCGATCGAAGTCTCCGGATATTCCATTAATCTATCACTCAGTATTGGGATTAGCATCTATCCACGTCATGCAGATGAACCAGCTGAGCTTCTAAGGTATGCAGATCAAGCTATGTACCGAATTAAGAAAAATGGTAAGAGCGGTTACGCCATGTATGATTCCGAAAGAGATTAA
- a CDS encoding response regulator transcription factor: MKVLIVEDSIFVQKMLSKLIADHFPESEIQTANNGEDGYQQYLEFKPDFITTDLLMPNLSGQEMLRMIRENDREVRIIILSADIQKVTREEVESLGISGFLNKPLTVEKANTLIQMIQVAHHAE; encoded by the coding sequence ATGAAAGTGTTAATTGTGGAAGACTCTATCTTTGTACAGAAAATGCTAAGTAAGCTGATTGCAGATCATTTTCCAGAATCAGAAATTCAGACAGCAAACAATGGAGAAGACGGATACCAACAATACCTGGAGTTCAAGCCGGATTTTATAACGACGGATCTGCTCATGCCTAACCTTAGTGGTCAAGAGATGCTTCGTATGATTCGTGAGAACGACCGTGAAGTCAGAATTATTATTTTATCCGCAGATATTCAGAAGGTGACTCGTGAAGAAGTTGAGAGCCTGGGGATCTCTGGATTTTTGAATAAGCCATTAACTGTAGAAAAAGCAAACACTTTGATTCAAATGATTCAGGTGGCACATCATGCTGAATGA
- a CDS encoding tetratricopeptide repeat protein, with amino-acid sequence MEEGKLSKDWPHEWIKKIRSRPTRRGSSKRMRQIDLAKRVGVDPRTVQQWENGDRLPSVGNLKLIIQAFWEEGLFLEIDPAQEAEQLWLAVKRFSEARSATGREFPDFDATWFATLAVTESLESNQTRDVKAASFPSVTATIHLPRLASNFVGRHQSKVDLVEQLRIHSLVSIVGSGGIGKTTLAVEVASSLIDMYPDGVWMFEFGVVNESHDLDQLLLATLGLQNQANQTDLQAVMDRIANRKLLFIFDNCEQLIDAIAATAESLLSAAPGLTILATSREPFNIAGESVYRIPPLSYPADDCSLQELHEQELLQFEAVQLFLERARILVPQFQPTLTALKRIAAICKKVEGIPLAIELAVARMNMLTLEQIEERLANLLTLLTAGKRTAAPRHQTLRSTIDWSYNLLTGKERLLLRRLSVFAGGFTLEAAEEVCICEPGMPDHEDRITREDMLDLLSGLVNKSLVTTEVGENYGMIRYFMLGAIKEYAGGKLQEDSNEHKQYALAERHAQFYIQCLEREEPKFRTREREACIEAVRRDYANLRSALQWSYANPHAHSFGLHIVSKLYWFWLHEGRLKEGLYWLDRFLDSYSDINLAVVDGAKALHGQGVIRFVQGNIQGAMEATARSVEIARHLQEKSLLASCLRLSAFLHIKMQRMEEAETLAQQSVDIARSTGDSWNLASSLHAYGRLRLEQKKYDEATIILRESVQLFESVHDQWEVSGPYECLGYAALKLMDVEQSIAYFKKCIVASQIYNGSWILSRGLEGLGLALYGKNTLLEAIVLLGAAEKGRQNLDAENTPNFPLEYEEAILTLQHTVSDQEFREWWTKGRGMSQAQALAYALEI; translated from the coding sequence ATGGAAGAAGGCAAATTATCGAAAGATTGGCCACATGAGTGGATCAAAAAAATACGTTCCAGACCGACCAGAAGAGGCTCATCCAAACGAATGCGTCAGATTGATTTGGCAAAGAGAGTCGGTGTTGACCCTAGAACGGTTCAGCAATGGGAGAATGGAGATCGCCTTCCCAGTGTTGGTAACCTCAAGCTCATCATCCAGGCATTCTGGGAAGAAGGCCTTTTTCTAGAAATAGATCCCGCTCAAGAGGCAGAGCAGCTATGGCTAGCTGTCAAACGATTTTCCGAAGCACGTTCGGCCACTGGCCGTGAGTTTCCTGATTTTGACGCTACGTGGTTTGCAACATTAGCTGTCACGGAGAGCCTGGAATCTAATCAGACTAGAGATGTGAAGGCGGCCTCCTTCCCCTCCGTTACGGCGACAATTCATTTACCAAGGCTCGCCTCCAACTTTGTTGGAAGGCATCAATCCAAAGTCGATCTGGTGGAACAGCTACGTATTCACTCCCTAGTCTCCATCGTAGGTTCAGGAGGTATTGGTAAAACCACTCTTGCCGTTGAAGTCGCTTCATCGCTGATAGACATGTACCCGGATGGGGTGTGGATGTTTGAATTCGGCGTTGTTAATGAATCACACGACCTGGATCAATTGCTCCTAGCTACGTTGGGTTTACAAAATCAGGCGAACCAAACAGATCTTCAGGCTGTAATGGACAGGATCGCTAACCGTAAATTGCTATTCATTTTTGATAATTGTGAACAACTGATTGATGCCATTGCAGCTACCGCCGAATCGCTGTTATCCGCTGCACCTGGGTTAACCATTCTTGCCACCAGTCGAGAACCGTTCAATATTGCAGGAGAATCCGTATACCGTATTCCTCCCTTGTCCTATCCTGCTGATGATTGTTCACTGCAAGAACTCCATGAACAAGAGCTATTGCAGTTTGAAGCGGTACAATTATTTTTGGAGCGGGCACGTATTTTGGTTCCGCAGTTTCAGCCTACGTTAACTGCCCTCAAACGGATTGCCGCCATTTGCAAAAAGGTCGAGGGCATTCCGCTGGCTATCGAGCTAGCCGTTGCCAGAATGAATATGCTGACCCTTGAACAAATTGAGGAGCGGTTAGCTAACTTGTTAACCTTGTTGACTGCTGGGAAACGAACAGCTGCACCCCGGCACCAAACACTCCGGTCAACGATTGATTGGAGTTATAACTTGTTAACAGGCAAGGAACGCCTTCTGCTAAGACGACTAAGTGTATTTGCAGGTGGCTTCACGCTGGAAGCAGCCGAAGAAGTCTGTATCTGTGAACCTGGGATGCCTGACCATGAAGATCGAATTACGCGAGAGGATATGCTGGATTTACTGTCTGGACTCGTGAACAAATCTCTCGTAACCACTGAGGTCGGTGAAAATTATGGGATGATCCGGTATTTCATGCTCGGAGCCATTAAGGAATATGCAGGCGGGAAATTGCAGGAAGATTCCAACGAACACAAGCAATACGCTCTCGCTGAACGCCATGCCCAATTTTACATACAATGCTTGGAACGTGAAGAACCGAAGTTCAGGACTCGTGAGCGCGAGGCATGCATAGAAGCAGTAAGACGAGACTACGCCAATTTGCGCTCTGCCCTTCAATGGTCATATGCCAACCCACATGCTCATTCGTTCGGGCTACATATCGTGTCCAAGCTCTACTGGTTCTGGCTCCACGAAGGCAGGCTGAAGGAAGGGTTGTATTGGCTGGATCGCTTCCTGGACAGTTATAGCGATATAAATCTCGCTGTAGTGGATGGAGCTAAGGCGTTGCATGGACAAGGTGTCATTCGATTTGTTCAGGGCAATATTCAAGGTGCCATGGAAGCGACAGCCCGAAGCGTAGAGATCGCACGTCATTTACAGGAAAAGTCTCTGCTGGCTTCCTGCCTCCGGTTGTCTGCATTTCTGCACATCAAGATGCAACGTATGGAAGAAGCCGAAACGCTGGCGCAGCAAAGTGTAGACATCGCCAGATCAACAGGTGATTCATGGAATTTGGCCTCTTCTTTACATGCGTATGGGAGACTTCGTTTGGAGCAAAAGAAATACGACGAGGCAACGATAATCCTGAGGGAGAGTGTTCAGCTCTTCGAGTCCGTCCATGATCAGTGGGAAGTTTCAGGACCATACGAGTGCCTTGGTTATGCTGCCTTGAAGCTAATGGATGTTGAACAGTCGATTGCGTATTTCAAAAAATGCATCGTCGCCAGCCAGATTTACAATGGCTCCTGGATTCTTTCACGTGGATTGGAAGGTTTGGGTCTTGCTCTATATGGAAAAAACACCCTCTTGGAGGCTATTGTTCTACTTGGAGCTGCGGAGAAAGGACGGCAGAACTTGGACGCGGAAAATACGCCGAATTTCCCCTTAGAATATGAAGAGGCTATACTTACTCTTCAGCACACAGTGTCTGATCAGGAGTTCCGGGAATGGTGGACGAAAGGTAGAGGCATGTCTCAGGCGCAAGCTCTTGCCTATGCTTTGGAGATATAA
- a CDS encoding tautomerase family protein produces MPLTRIVTLRGRSSEEKAQIGEIVLQTIVDKLHVPANDRFLIIEELDREHFSFDPTCLDIERTDGFLIVQITLNAGRSGDVKKEFYAELAEQLHQQRDIRKEDVFINLIEVTKENWSYGNGEAPFIV; encoded by the coding sequence ATGCCTTTAACTCGCATCGTAACTTTGAGGGGTCGCTCCAGTGAAGAGAAAGCACAAATTGGTGAGATTGTCCTGCAAACGATTGTAGATAAACTGCATGTACCTGCGAATGATCGTTTTCTGATTATTGAAGAACTGGATCGTGAACATTTTAGTTTTGATCCGACTTGCCTGGATATTGAGAGAACGGATGGATTCCTCATTGTGCAAATCACGTTGAATGCTGGCCGTTCCGGGGATGTGAAGAAAGAATTTTATGCGGAATTAGCTGAGCAACTGCATCAACAGCGTGACATTCGTAAAGAAGATGTGTTCATCAACCTGATTGAAGTCACCAAAGAAAACTGGTCATATGGCAATGGTGAAGCTCCATTCATCGTTTGA
- a CDS encoding FMN-dependent NADH-azoreductase → MSTLLYITAHPGNPEASYSLSAGEQFVQAYKESHPTDEVVHVDLYQRNIPHIDADVLDAWGKLQTGGTFDQLSASQQQKVSQLNELLDEFVAADKYVFVTPMWNFSYPPVMKAYIDSFCVRAKTFKYTENGPVGLLENKKAFHIQASGGVYSAGPVADRENGNRHLQTVLNFVGITDVDHLFIEGVSTAGERAPQIKAEAIEKARNAAQNF, encoded by the coding sequence ATGTCAACACTATTATACATCACAGCTCATCCAGGTAACCCAGAAGCATCGTACAGCCTTTCAGCTGGCGAACAATTCGTACAAGCCTATAAAGAGAGTCACCCTACAGACGAGGTTGTGCATGTTGATCTATATCAACGTAACATTCCTCATATCGATGCGGATGTATTGGACGCGTGGGGCAAGCTGCAAACAGGTGGTACATTTGATCAATTGAGCGCATCACAACAACAAAAAGTATCCCAGTTAAACGAACTGCTCGACGAGTTCGTGGCAGCAGATAAGTATGTGTTCGTTACACCGATGTGGAACTTCTCATACCCGCCAGTGATGAAAGCATACATTGATTCCTTCTGCGTTAGAGCCAAAACGTTTAAATACACGGAGAATGGTCCAGTTGGGCTGCTCGAAAACAAAAAAGCATTCCACATTCAAGCTAGTGGCGGCGTATACTCTGCAGGTCCTGTCGCTGATCGTGAGAATGGCAATCGTCACCTGCAAACGGTATTGAACTTTGTTGGTATTACAGATGTTGACCACCTATTTATTGAAGGTGTATCTACAGCCGGTGAACGTGCTCCACAGATCAAAGCAGAAGCTATTGAAAAAGCTCGTAACGCAGCGCAAAACTTCTAA
- a CDS encoding chemotaxis protein CheC, which yields MLNELQKDMLTELVNVYVGQAANMLSEIVDKHIVLSIPEVELISISDVDPGDRRYKLFFSEGHLFRSSLQFGYDFQGKAFLMFPAEQAKVLANMCLGELTETIDPEECRLLDTDLDVLKEVSNILLNAIIGEFGNFLEMKLEYVLPDIELLHVTHSDPQILLQNDVYVLVLHTSFLLADTNVKGIILIALSMNSISSLLEKMNALLEEHHG from the coding sequence ATGCTGAATGAATTGCAGAAGGATATGCTGACTGAACTTGTGAACGTTTACGTTGGACAAGCGGCCAATATGCTATCCGAGATTGTCGACAAGCACATTGTACTGAGCATACCGGAAGTAGAGCTCATCTCGATATCTGACGTTGATCCAGGAGATCGACGATATAAACTCTTTTTCAGCGAAGGTCATCTGTTCAGATCGTCTTTGCAGTTCGGATACGATTTTCAGGGGAAAGCGTTCCTCATGTTCCCTGCTGAGCAGGCTAAAGTGTTAGCGAATATGTGTCTTGGAGAACTCACAGAGACGATTGACCCGGAGGAATGTCGCTTATTGGACACAGATCTAGATGTGCTCAAGGAAGTTAGCAATATTTTGCTTAATGCCATCATTGGAGAATTCGGTAATTTTCTGGAGATGAAATTAGAATATGTGTTGCCGGATATTGAACTGCTGCATGTGACACACTCTGATCCACAAATCCTGCTTCAGAACGATGTATATGTGCTGGTTCTCCATACTTCATTCTTACTTGCTGATACCAATGTGAAAGGGATCATTCTTATTGCGCTAAGCATGAACTCTATCTCAAGCCTATTGGAAAAAATGAATGCATTATTGGAGGAGCACCATGGATAA
- a CDS encoding esterase family protein yields the protein MNFVAPAGFDQYRENIPRGVIKTVEYNSTTVGNLRKALVYTPPEYSSEGTYPVLYLLHGIGGDETEWYNHGGPQIILDNLYADNLLEPMIVVLPNGRAMPNDRAEGDLFDPEKIAAFERFESDLIDDLIPYIDSNYPTNCDRENRAIAGLSMGGGQSLNIGLHNMNSFAWVGAFSAAPNTKTPEQLVPDPEEVSALLRLLWLSCGDQDNLLHISVGVHDYLQQQGMAHIWYEESGGHDWSVWRNDLYLFSQRLFK from the coding sequence ATGAACTTTGTAGCACCAGCAGGATTTGATCAATATCGGGAGAACATCCCGCGCGGTGTAATTAAGACGGTGGAATATAACTCTACAACGGTAGGCAATTTGCGTAAAGCATTGGTATATACACCACCGGAGTACTCATCGGAAGGGACGTATCCTGTTCTTTATCTCTTGCACGGGATTGGTGGAGACGAGACGGAATGGTACAATCATGGCGGACCGCAGATCATTCTCGACAATCTATATGCTGACAATCTGCTTGAACCGATGATCGTTGTATTACCTAATGGTCGTGCAATGCCGAATGATCGAGCCGAGGGAGATCTGTTTGATCCGGAGAAAATAGCAGCCTTTGAACGCTTCGAATCGGATCTTATTGATGATCTTATCCCTTACATTGACTCTAATTATCCCACTAACTGCGATAGAGAGAATCGTGCGATTGCTGGCCTATCCATGGGCGGAGGTCAATCGTTAAACATCGGACTTCATAATATGAATTCCTTCGCCTGGGTCGGAGCTTTTTCCGCTGCACCGAACACCAAAACGCCAGAACAGCTTGTGCCCGACCCGGAAGAGGTGTCGGCACTCCTCAGGTTGTTATGGCTCTCCTGTGGTGATCAGGACAATCTGCTTCATATTAGCGTAGGAGTTCATGACTACTTGCAGCAGCAGGGTATGGCTCATATCTGGTATGAAGAGAGCGGAGGACATGACTGGTCGGTGTGGAGGAATGACCTTTATTTATTTTCCCAACGTTTATTTAAATAA